The genomic region CCGGGCCGTAGATTTTTGCCGCCAGGGCCGGCGAGATGCAGATCAGCCCCACCGGTTTACCAGCCTCGGCGAACGCTTCGGTCAACGCCAGGACGTCAGGTTGAACGCTGCACCCGGCACCTTCGACGGCAAAGTTCGACAGGTTCTTGGCCGCCCCGAAGCCACCAGGAACGATCAGCGCATCGAAATCTTCGACGTCCGCTTCACGGATATCCTTGATGTTGCCCCGGGCGATTCGCGCCGACTCCACCAGCACGTTGCGCGATTCGGGCATTTCTTCGCCAGTCAGGTGGTTGATCACATGCAATTGCGCGATGTTGGGTGCGAAACACTGCACCTGGGCGCCGCGCTGGTCCAGCCGCAGCAGGGTGATCACGCTTTCGTGGATCTCGGCGCCGTCGTACACGCCACAGCCGGAAAGGATCACTGCAATTTTTTTGCTCATGGGCTTTTCTCCAGATTCATGGCGTTAAATGTCCACTAATTTGTCACTCGTTGCCATAGGGTTAATTCACGGCTACACCTAATCTCTGCTGAACGATTCCGATCAGGTCGCGTCATGAACTTCATTCTGTATGCGGTGCCGTTTTTCTTTGTGCTGATAGCGGTCGAGTTGCTGGCCGACCGTTGGCGCGGGGTGAGCAATTACCGCGTGGCAGATGCGATCAATAGTCTTGGCACCGGCGTGTTGTCGACCACCACGGGCCTGTTGACCAAAGGCGTCGGCCTGGTCACTTATGCCTTCGCCCTGGAACATCTGGCTGTGATCGAGCTGGCGGCCGACAGTGTCTGGGTCTGGGTGTTTGCTTTCATCGTTTACGACTTCTGCTACTACTGGCTGCACCGCATGGGCCACGAGCGCAACATCCTCTGGGCCGCACATTCAGTGCATCACCAGAGCGAGGACTACAACCTTTCCACGGCCTTGCGCCAGACCAGCACCGGGTTTCTGCTGAGCTGGATTTTCTACCTGCCCATGGCTGTGCTCGGTGTGCCACTGCTGGTGTTCGTCAGCGTCGCGGCGCTGAACCTGCTGTACCAATTCTGGGTGCATACCCGACACATTCCCAAGCTCGGCTGGTTCGAGTGGTTCTTCGTCACGCCGTCCAATCATCGGGCTCACCATGCACAGAACGCTCTCTACATGGATCGTAACTACGGCGGGGTGTTCATTATTTGGGACCGTCTGTTCGGCTCGTTCCAGGAAGAGGACGACAACGAGCCGGTGATTTTCGGCGTGACCACGCCGCTGGCGAGCTGGAATCCGCTGTGGGCAA from Pseudomonas sp. GGS8 harbors:
- the elbB gene encoding isoprenoid biosynthesis glyoxalase ElbB, translated to MSKKIAVILSGCGVYDGAEIHESVITLLRLDQRGAQVQCFAPNIAQLHVINHLTGEEMPESRNVLVESARIARGNIKDIREADVEDFDALIVPGGFGAAKNLSNFAVEGAGCSVQPDVLALTEAFAEAGKPVGLICISPALAAKIYGPGVTCTIGNDADTAAAMNKMGATHAECAVTDIVEDKARKLVTTPAYMLAQSISEAASGINKLVDRVLELTHENDE
- a CDS encoding sterol desaturase family protein is translated as MNFILYAVPFFFVLIAVELLADRWRGVSNYRVADAINSLGTGVLSTTTGLLTKGVGLVTYAFALEHLAVIELAADSVWVWVFAFIVYDFCYYWLHRMGHERNILWAAHSVHHQSEDYNLSTALRQTSTGFLLSWIFYLPMAVLGVPLLVFVSVAALNLLYQFWVHTRHIPKLGWFEWFFVTPSNHRAHHAQNALYMDRNYGGVFIIWDRLFGSFQEEDDNEPVIFGVTTPLASWNPLWANVQFYAQLWDDARRAERWWDKLRIWFMRTGWRPADVAAKYPMNKPDLAQFRKFEVPLDGRQQWYVALQFCVYIALGSYLMNLEQSLPAAALVLGWSAVALGLFVLGVTLENRPQALKLELLRLASNLPLAWLAPIVGLWPGSPVSWVGLLSYSLLSGIGLYCCRNRFTRWAS